TGGCAGATTTCGCCAAGAGAAACATCAAAGGAGCTGATATGCCGTTTTCATTTTTATCTTCGTATTTATCTAACGATATTGCCATCGATCTTGGAACGGCAAACACGTTGGTCTATGTGAAAGGTCGCGGGGTGATGGTCAACGAGCCATCGATCGTCGCCGTCAAAAAATCAAATCAGGATATCGTTGCCTATGGGAGCGCTGCAAAAGATATGGTTGGTCGTACCCCGGGAGAGATTGTGACCGTGCGACCATTGAAGGACGGGGTGATTGCGGATTTCGAGTTAGCGGAGCGGATGATTCGCTATTTTATCCGCCGAGTGAAAATCAATCGTTTTATTAGGCCTCGCATCGTCGTTGCGATTCCCTCTGGAATAACCGATGTGGAGAAACGGGCAGTTCGCGATTCTGCGGAACATGTCGGCGCACGAGAGGTTTATCTGATTGATGAGCCAATGGCAGCCGCCATTGGCGTTGGATTACCAATTCACGAGCCGGTGGGCAGCATGGTAATTGACATCGGGGGTGGCACGACCGAAATCGCTGTCATTGCCCTTTCTGGAATCGTCAATGACACTTCGATCCGCATCGCCGGGGATGAGATGACCGAGTCCATCGTGCAATATTTCAAGCGTAAATATAACTTGCTCATTGGAGAAAACACCGCAGAGATGATCAAATGCACCATCGGTTCGGCTGCGCCGTATCACGAGAAAGCCTCATTAACGGTCAAGGGTCGCGATCTTGTCGCTGGCATTCCAAAGACGGTGGAAATCACTTCAGAAGAGGTGCAGGAAGCATTATCCGAGCCGGTGGCAGCCATCGTCGAAGCAGTGAAACTTTGTCTAGAACAAACCCCACCTGAGTTATCTGCCGACATTTTGGATCGCGGCATCATCCTTACTGGGGGCGGCTCACTGCTCAAAGGATTGGATGAGCGACTCAGGCAGGAGACCAATTTGCCGATCATTGTAGCTGACGATCCGTTGACCTGTGTGGTCAGAGGAGCCGGAAAAATTCTTGATGATTTGGAACATTATCATAAAGTACTTACCAAGCCAAGAAAAGAGTATGTGGCTTAGTGCATGTCGTTGCGATCGACATGATTTGTTATGGCTGTTTGATCGATTTGGCGACATTTCATTTTTAATCAAACGGACAACATGGCACGTTATCGAGATTTTTCTGATTATCGGGATTATGCCTTGCATGCGATTCTGGTGCTGGTTGCGTTGATCTTGCTTGCGACCAACCAGAATCCCCAGATTGAATCGTTCAAACTCTGGATGGTTGGGCTCATCAGCGAGTTCCAGGAGCGTTGGGATTCCGTCAAGAGCTATTACGATTTAAAGCAGAAAAACGAGCAATTATTATTAGAAAACACCCGACTGTCGCTTGAAAATAGCCAGATGGCCGAGATAAAATTAGAAAATGAGCGACTAAGGGAATTAATTGCATTCAAAGTAAGGACTCCATGGCGCCTGATCCCAGCTCGGATTGTCGTCAAGGGCCAGAGAGGCCCGATTACTGCCATTGTCCTTAACGTTGGAACCCATCACGGTGTAACTAAAAATATGGCCTTGGTGACTGGAGAAGGACTGGTGGGGAGAATTTATCAAGCTGGGCCAGATCAGTCCATTGGACATATTTTATTAGATCGAAATTTTAGAGTGAGCGCT
This region of candidate division KSB1 bacterium genomic DNA includes:
- a CDS encoding rod shape-determining protein produces the protein MPFSFLSSYLSNDIAIDLGTANTLVYVKGRGVMVNEPSIVAVKKSNQDIVAYGSAAKDMVGRTPGEIVTVRPLKDGVIADFELAERMIRYFIRRVKINRFIRPRIVVAIPSGITDVEKRAVRDSAEHVGAREVYLIDEPMAAAIGVGLPIHEPVGSMVIDIGGGTTEIAVIALSGIVNDTSIRIAGDEMTESIVQYFKRKYNLLIGENTAEMIKCTIGSAAPYHEKASLTVKGRDLVAGIPKTVEITSEEVQEALSEPVAAIVEAVKLCLEQTPPELSADILDRGIILTGGGSLLKGLDERLRQETNLPIIVADDPLTCVVRGAGKILDDLEHYHKVLTKPRKEYVA
- the mreC gene encoding rod shape-determining protein MreC codes for the protein MARYRDFSDYRDYALHAILVLVALILLATNQNPQIESFKLWMVGLISEFQERWDSVKSYYDLKQKNEQLLLENTRLSLENSQMAEIKLENERLRELIAFKVRTPWRLIPARIVVKGQRGPITAIVLNVGTHHGVTKNMALVTGEGLVGRIYQAGPDQSIGHILLDRNFRVSAKIQRSRVDGIVSWEGGELCRLNDVPKRADVQLGDAVITSGYSEIFPAGIPIGTIVNIHDSPRALFLQIELKPSVDFQKLEEVFVVADLAKVE